From a single Balearica regulorum gibbericeps isolate bBalReg1 chromosome 11, bBalReg1.pri, whole genome shotgun sequence genomic region:
- the LOC104642987 gene encoding ras-related protein Rab-6A isoform X4 produces the protein MSAPGSGGEFGNPLRKFKLVFLGEQSVGKTSLITRFMYDSFDNTYQATIGIDFLSKTMYLEDRTVRLQLWDTAGQERFRSLIPSYIRDSTIAVVVYDITNLNSFQQTSKWIDDVRTERGSDVIIMLVGNKTDLADKRQVSIEEGERKAQELNMMYIETSAKAGYNVDQLFRRVAAALPGMDSTPEKSKEDMIDIKLEKPPEQPVTESGCSC, from the exons ATGTCCGcccccggcagcggcggcgAGTTCGGGAACCCGCTGAGGAAGTTCAAGCTCGTTTTCCTGGGCGAGCAGAGCG TTGGGAAGACCTCTCTGATCACCAGGTTTATGTATGACAGTTTTGACAATACTTACCAG gcAACCATTGGAATTGATTTCCTGTCAAAAACAATGTATCTTGAAGATCGCACG GTTCGGCTGCAGCTTTGGGACACAGCAGGCCAGGAGCGGTTCCGCAGTCTCATTCCCAGCTACATCCGTGACTCCACTATTGCTGTGGTAGTCTATGACATTACAA ACTTGAATTCTTTCCAGCAAACCTCCAAGTGGATTGATGACGTTCGGACAGAGAGAGGAAGCGACGTCATCATCATGTTGGTGGGGAACAAAACTGACCTGGCAGACAAGAG ACAGGTTTCTATAGAGGAGGGTGAGAGAAAAGCCCAAGAACTGAATATGATGTATATTGAAACCAGTGCTAAAGCAGGATATAATGTGGATCAG cttttccgTCGTGTAGCTGCTGCCTTACCTGGGATGGACAGCACGCCGGAGAAGAGCAAAGAAGACA TGATTGACATCAAACTAGAGAAACCTCCTGAGCAGCCAGTAACGGAGAGCGGGTGCTCCTGCTAA
- the LOC104642987 gene encoding ras-related protein Rab-6A isoform X3 encodes MSAPGSGGEFGNPLRKFKLVFLGEQSVGKTSLITRFMYDSFDNTYQATIGIDFLSKTMYLEDRTVRLQLWDTAGQERFRSLIPSYIRDSTIAVVVYDITNLNSFQQTSKWIDDVRTERGSDVIIMLVGNKTDLADKRQITTEEGEQRAKELNVMFIETSAKTGYNVKQLFRRVAAALPGMDSTPEKSKEDMIDIKLEKPPEQPVTESGCSC; translated from the exons ATGTCCGcccccggcagcggcggcgAGTTCGGGAACCCGCTGAGGAAGTTCAAGCTCGTTTTCCTGGGCGAGCAGAGCG TTGGGAAGACCTCTCTGATCACCAGGTTTATGTATGACAGTTTTGACAATACTTACCAG gcAACCATTGGAATTGATTTCCTGTCAAAAACAATGTATCTTGAAGATCGCACG GTTCGGCTGCAGCTTTGGGACACAGCAGGCCAGGAGCGGTTCCGCAGTCTCATTCCCAGCTACATCCGTGACTCCACTATTGCTGTGGTAGTCTATGACATTACAA ACTTGAATTCTTTCCAGCAAACCTCCAAGTGGATTGATGACGTTCGGACAGAGAGAGGAAGCGACGTCATCATCATGTTGGTGGGGAACAAAACTGACCTGGCAGACAAGAG GCAAATCACTACAGAAGAAGGTGAACAGAGAGCCAAAGAGCTGAATGTGATGTTTATTGAGACCAGTGCAAAGACTGGATACAATGTGAAACAG cttttccgTCGTGTAGCTGCTGCCTTACCTGGGATGGACAGCACGCCGGAGAAGAGCAAAGAAGACA TGATTGACATCAAACTAGAGAAACCTCCTGAGCAGCCAGTAACGGAGAGCGGGTGCTCCTGCTAA
- the LOC104642987 gene encoding ras-related protein Rab-6A isoform X6, with translation MTVLTILTRQPLELISCQKQCILKIARSGCSCGIQPVRRGSAASFPATSVTLLWLSLSLTLQVRLQLWDTAGQERFRSLIPSYIRDSTIAVVVYDITNLNSFQQTSKWIDDVRTERGSDVIIMLVGNKTDLADKRQITTEEGEQRAKELNVMFIETSAKTGYNVKQLFRRVAAALPGMDSTPEKSKEDMIDIKLEKPPEQPVTESGCSC, from the exons ATGACAGTTTTGACAATACTTACCAG gcAACCATTGGAATTGATTTCCTGTCAAAAACAATGTATCTTGAAGATCGCACG ATCAGGCTGCAGCTGTGGGATACAGCCGGTCAGGAGAGGTTCCGCAGCCTCATTCCCAGCTACATCCGTGACTCTGCTGTGGCTGTCGTTGTCTTTGACGTTACAA GTTCGGCTGCAGCTTTGGGACACAGCAGGCCAGGAGCGGTTCCGCAGTCTCATTCCCAGCTACATCCGTGACTCCACTATTGCTGTGGTAGTCTATGACATTACAA ACTTGAATTCTTTCCAGCAAACCTCCAAGTGGATTGATGACGTTCGGACAGAGAGAGGAAGCGACGTCATCATCATGTTGGTGGGGAACAAAACTGACCTGGCAGACAAGAG GCAAATCACTACAGAAGAAGGTGAACAGAGAGCCAAAGAGCTGAATGTGATGTTTATTGAGACCAGTGCAAAGACTGGATACAATGTGAAACAG cttttccgTCGTGTAGCTGCTGCCTTACCTGGGATGGACAGCACGCCGGAGAAGAGCAAAGAAGACA TGATTGACATCAAACTAGAGAAACCTCCTGAGCAGCCAGTAACGGAGAGCGGGTGCTCCTGCTAA
- the LOC104642987 gene encoding ras-related protein Rab-6A isoform X8, with protein MSAPGSGGEFGNPLRKFKLVFLGEQSVGKTSLITRFMYDSFDNTYQATIGIDFLSKTMYLEDRTIRLQLWDTAGQERFRSLIPSYIRDSAVAVVVFDVTNLNSFQQTSKWIDDVRTERGSDVIIMLVGNKTDLADKRQVSIEEGERKAQELNMMYIETSAKAGYNVDQLFRRVAAALPGMDSTPEKSKEDMIDIKLEKPPEQPVTESGCSC; from the exons ATGTCCGcccccggcagcggcggcgAGTTCGGGAACCCGCTGAGGAAGTTCAAGCTCGTTTTCCTGGGCGAGCAGAGCG TTGGGAAGACCTCTCTGATCACCAGGTTTATGTATGACAGTTTTGACAATACTTACCAG gcAACCATTGGAATTGATTTCCTGTCAAAAACAATGTATCTTGAAGATCGCACG ATCAGGCTGCAGCTGTGGGATACAGCCGGTCAGGAGAGGTTCCGCAGCCTCATTCCCAGCTACATCCGTGACTCTGCTGTGGCTGTCGTTGTCTTTGACGTTACAA ACTTGAATTCTTTCCAGCAAACCTCCAAGTGGATTGATGACGTTCGGACAGAGAGAGGAAGCGACGTCATCATCATGTTGGTGGGGAACAAAACTGACCTGGCAGACAAGAG ACAGGTTTCTATAGAGGAGGGTGAGAGAAAAGCCCAAGAACTGAATATGATGTATATTGAAACCAGTGCTAAAGCAGGATATAATGTGGATCAG cttttccgTCGTGTAGCTGCTGCCTTACCTGGGATGGACAGCACGCCGGAGAAGAGCAAAGAAGACA TGATTGACATCAAACTAGAGAAACCTCCTGAGCAGCCAGTAACGGAGAGCGGGTGCTCCTGCTAA
- the LOC104642987 gene encoding ras-related protein Rab-6A isoform X5: protein MTVLTILTRQPLELISCQKQCILKIARSGCSCGIQPVRRGSAASFPATSVTLLWLSLSLTLQQVRLQLWDTAGQERFRSLIPSYIRDSTIAVVVYDITNLNSFQQTSKWIDDVRTERGSDVIIMLVGNKTDLADKRQITTEEGEQRAKELNVMFIETSAKTGYNVKQLFRRVAAALPGMDSTPEKSKEDMIDIKLEKPPEQPVTESGCSC, encoded by the exons ATGACAGTTTTGACAATACTTACCAG gcAACCATTGGAATTGATTTCCTGTCAAAAACAATGTATCTTGAAGATCGCACG ATCAGGCTGCAGCTGTGGGATACAGCCGGTCAGGAGAGGTTCCGCAGCCTCATTCCCAGCTACATCCGTGACTCTGCTGTGGCTGTCGTTGTCTTTGACGTTACAA CAGGTTCGGCTGCAGCTTTGGGACACAGCAGGCCAGGAGCGGTTCCGCAGTCTCATTCCCAGCTACATCCGTGACTCCACTATTGCTGTGGTAGTCTATGACATTACAA ACTTGAATTCTTTCCAGCAAACCTCCAAGTGGATTGATGACGTTCGGACAGAGAGAGGAAGCGACGTCATCATCATGTTGGTGGGGAACAAAACTGACCTGGCAGACAAGAG GCAAATCACTACAGAAGAAGGTGAACAGAGAGCCAAAGAGCTGAATGTGATGTTTATTGAGACCAGTGCAAAGACTGGATACAATGTGAAACAG cttttccgTCGTGTAGCTGCTGCCTTACCTGGGATGGACAGCACGCCGGAGAAGAGCAAAGAAGACA TGATTGACATCAAACTAGAGAAACCTCCTGAGCAGCCAGTAACGGAGAGCGGGTGCTCCTGCTAA
- the LOC104642987 gene encoding ras-related protein Rab-6A isoform X1, which yields MSAPGSGGEFGNPLRKFKLVFLGEQSVGKTSLITRFMYDSFDNTYQATIGIDFLSKTMYLEDRTQVRLQLWDTAGQERFRSLIPSYIRDSTIAVVVYDITNLNSFQQTSKWIDDVRTERGSDVIIMLVGNKTDLADKRQITTEEGEQRAKELNVMFIETSAKTGYNVKQLFRRVAAALPGMDSTPEKSKEDMIDIKLEKPPEQPVTESGCSC from the exons ATGTCCGcccccggcagcggcggcgAGTTCGGGAACCCGCTGAGGAAGTTCAAGCTCGTTTTCCTGGGCGAGCAGAGCG TTGGGAAGACCTCTCTGATCACCAGGTTTATGTATGACAGTTTTGACAATACTTACCAG gcAACCATTGGAATTGATTTCCTGTCAAAAACAATGTATCTTGAAGATCGCACG CAGGTTCGGCTGCAGCTTTGGGACACAGCAGGCCAGGAGCGGTTCCGCAGTCTCATTCCCAGCTACATCCGTGACTCCACTATTGCTGTGGTAGTCTATGACATTACAA ACTTGAATTCTTTCCAGCAAACCTCCAAGTGGATTGATGACGTTCGGACAGAGAGAGGAAGCGACGTCATCATCATGTTGGTGGGGAACAAAACTGACCTGGCAGACAAGAG GCAAATCACTACAGAAGAAGGTGAACAGAGAGCCAAAGAGCTGAATGTGATGTTTATTGAGACCAGTGCAAAGACTGGATACAATGTGAAACAG cttttccgTCGTGTAGCTGCTGCCTTACCTGGGATGGACAGCACGCCGGAGAAGAGCAAAGAAGACA TGATTGACATCAAACTAGAGAAACCTCCTGAGCAGCCAGTAACGGAGAGCGGGTGCTCCTGCTAA
- the LOC104642987 gene encoding ras-related protein Rab-6A isoform X2, with protein sequence MSAPGSGGEFGNPLRKFKLVFLGEQSVGKTSLITRFMYDSFDNTYQATIGIDFLSKTMYLEDRTQVRLQLWDTAGQERFRSLIPSYIRDSTIAVVVYDITNLNSFQQTSKWIDDVRTERGSDVIIMLVGNKTDLADKRQVSIEEGERKAQELNMMYIETSAKAGYNVDQLFRRVAAALPGMDSTPEKSKEDMIDIKLEKPPEQPVTESGCSC encoded by the exons ATGTCCGcccccggcagcggcggcgAGTTCGGGAACCCGCTGAGGAAGTTCAAGCTCGTTTTCCTGGGCGAGCAGAGCG TTGGGAAGACCTCTCTGATCACCAGGTTTATGTATGACAGTTTTGACAATACTTACCAG gcAACCATTGGAATTGATTTCCTGTCAAAAACAATGTATCTTGAAGATCGCACG CAGGTTCGGCTGCAGCTTTGGGACACAGCAGGCCAGGAGCGGTTCCGCAGTCTCATTCCCAGCTACATCCGTGACTCCACTATTGCTGTGGTAGTCTATGACATTACAA ACTTGAATTCTTTCCAGCAAACCTCCAAGTGGATTGATGACGTTCGGACAGAGAGAGGAAGCGACGTCATCATCATGTTGGTGGGGAACAAAACTGACCTGGCAGACAAGAG ACAGGTTTCTATAGAGGAGGGTGAGAGAAAAGCCCAAGAACTGAATATGATGTATATTGAAACCAGTGCTAAAGCAGGATATAATGTGGATCAG cttttccgTCGTGTAGCTGCTGCCTTACCTGGGATGGACAGCACGCCGGAGAAGAGCAAAGAAGACA TGATTGACATCAAACTAGAGAAACCTCCTGAGCAGCCAGTAACGGAGAGCGGGTGCTCCTGCTAA
- the PDZD11 gene encoding PDZ domain-containing protein 11, which yields MEGRLPYDDFPVVFLPPYESPPAWVPPHERVYHPDYNNELTQFLPRTIVLKKPPGAQLGFNIRGGKASQLGIFISKVIPDSDAHRAGLQEGDQVLSVNDVDFQDIEHSKAVEILKTAREITMRVRYFPYNYQRQKERTVH from the exons ATGGAGGGCCGGCTGCCCTACGACGACTTCCCGGTGGTCTTCCTGCCGCCCTACGAGAGCCCGCCCGCCTGGGTGCCGCCGCATGAG AGGGTGTACCACCCCGACTACAACAACGAGCTCACCCAGTTCCTGCCCCGCACCATCGTCCTGAAGAAGCCGCCCGGGGCGCAG CTGGGCTTCAACATCCGGGGAGGAAAAGCCTCGCAGCTGGGGATCTTCATCTCGAAG GTGATCCCTGACTCGGACGCACacagagctgggctgcaggaAGGGGACCAGGTGCTCTCGGTAAATGATGTGGATTTCCAGGACATTGAGCACAGCAAG gCTGTGGAGATCCTGAAGACAGCCCGTGAAATCACCATGCGCGTGCGTTACTTCCCCTACA ATTAccagagacagaaggaaagaactGTTCACTAG
- the LOC104642987 gene encoding ras-related protein Rab-6A isoform X7 translates to MTVLTILTRQPLELISCQKQCILKIARSGCSCGIQPVRRGSAASFPATSVTLLWLSLSLTLQVRLQLWDTAGQERFRSLIPSYIRDSTIAVVVYDITNLNSFQQTSKWIDDVRTERGSDVIIMLVGNKTDLADKRQVSIEEGERKAQELNMMYIETSAKAGYNVDQLFRRVAAALPGMDSTPEKSKEDMIDIKLEKPPEQPVTESGCSC, encoded by the exons ATGACAGTTTTGACAATACTTACCAG gcAACCATTGGAATTGATTTCCTGTCAAAAACAATGTATCTTGAAGATCGCACG ATCAGGCTGCAGCTGTGGGATACAGCCGGTCAGGAGAGGTTCCGCAGCCTCATTCCCAGCTACATCCGTGACTCTGCTGTGGCTGTCGTTGTCTTTGACGTTACAA GTTCGGCTGCAGCTTTGGGACACAGCAGGCCAGGAGCGGTTCCGCAGTCTCATTCCCAGCTACATCCGTGACTCCACTATTGCTGTGGTAGTCTATGACATTACAA ACTTGAATTCTTTCCAGCAAACCTCCAAGTGGATTGATGACGTTCGGACAGAGAGAGGAAGCGACGTCATCATCATGTTGGTGGGGAACAAAACTGACCTGGCAGACAAGAG ACAGGTTTCTATAGAGGAGGGTGAGAGAAAAGCCCAAGAACTGAATATGATGTATATTGAAACCAGTGCTAAAGCAGGATATAATGTGGATCAG cttttccgTCGTGTAGCTGCTGCCTTACCTGGGATGGACAGCACGCCGGAGAAGAGCAAAGAAGACA TGATTGACATCAAACTAGAGAAACCTCCTGAGCAGCCAGTAACGGAGAGCGGGTGCTCCTGCTAA